The Alistipes sp. ZOR0009 genome includes the window ACCAATCGCCTGCTTTAAACGGTTCGCCAGTCATACTATCGCCGTTGCGGATAACGCTAGCCACCCAAGCGGTGTTGGTAACGTAAGTTCCGGATATGATGTCGCCATCAGGTTTGTTGGTGGCTTCGATACGGGTAGAAAAACCAAAAGGATAAACCACTCCGTAGGTTTTAGAGTTCTTGGCTCCGTGACCTGCCGCAGAGCGGAACTGCTCTAGCATAAAATTACCGGTGAATTCGGTAGAGGTAAAGTTAGAATAGCCAAAACCAGACCACGTAGACCACTCCTTTTTAAGGAAATTATTAAACTTGTACGAGCCGCTGTAGAAGTAGTCCGATATTTCGCTGGCATTATCGTAGCCCCACCACCTCGATTCTGGCGCTAGGTTGAGGTCTTCGAAGGTGGCCACGTCTGCTATTCCCTCAACTGTAAGGATTATCTCGGCCGAAGAGGTTTGTCCAAAGGCGTCAGTTGCTGATACAGTAAATTTACCAGTTGCTTGGGGGATGATGTCAAGAACATCTCCAGTGTACTTTTTCTGGTTCTTAGTATCGAACCAAGTTACTGCGATAGGATTTGCTCCTCCTGCGAAATCGGCTTTTAGCGTAAACCTTTCGTTTTGTAGAGCCGAATATTCGTACTTCCCATTGTAGTAAAGCGCTTCGGGCTTATCGCTGAAGTTATCTATGTCAAATGCAGCTGCTGCATCAAACTCAACGCTTGATATTTCGCCAAGATCGAAAAGACAGGCGTAGGTCCACTTTTCGGAGCTGATGGTTTTGCTGGGTGTTTTAGACCCATCGGCTTTTATGCCCCAGTATGTAATGGGCAAAGCGCTACGGATAAAGAAACCATTTACGGCAATACCCTTATCTGTATTCAAAATGGTAATTGAAGCAGATGCTTTGCTGTCGTAACGAGCAAATGTGCTTGAGCCTTTGGCTCCATCACCCTTTACTACCTTAAATCCAACAAACCTAGAGGTTCCGTCTGTAACATCAGCTGCATTTTCCTCTTGCTTTTCGAATGTAGATATTTCGGTAGGGCGGAATAGGGTCTTGAAGGGAAGTTTTTGAACGTCCGAAATATTTCCAAATACATCCTCTAGTACGAATGCTAGAAGGTATTCCTTATTCTCGTCTAGTTCGTCTAGCTTGATATCTAATTCCTGCTTTGCCGTTAATGTAGCCGCAGATCCTTTTTCTTTTAGAACGAGCTGTGCAGGTATTTCTGCTTTCCCATCTGTAAGTAGGTAAAAGCACTTTCCGCTTTCGTTGGATTTTATCAGCGCATTTGCTTTGATGTGGGTAAGATTTTTAATCTTGGGGTAGCCCTCCAGTAGTGCGGGTGCCATTTGATCTGGGGCATTATATTCGTCGGCTCCAACAAATGGCTTGTCGTTACTTCTGGTATCTCCGTCAAAATCGGTCTTAACAACATCTATTGGGATGGCTATACTGAATCCATCGGCTGATTTTAGGTGAAGATCCTCCTCGGAGTAAAACTCAGCCTTCTTTTCTATAGATTTTGTATCTGCCGCTTTGCTACTCCAGTCATTGTAGGATGTAACAGCTACACTTCCAACTTTTGCAAGGGTAGAGGCGGAGGAGTAGTAGGCGTTGTTTTCGAATACGATCCCATTTTGATATCCGTCTTTAAGAATATAGATAGAGGAGCCTCCTGCGCTATTTTGGAAAAGGTTGTTGGCTATGCGGACGTTGTTGATTAGCGATTGGCTGCGTCCTTCCACCGAGAATGATCTGGAATCTGCTGCTTTTCCTGATATAGAGATGGTATTGTATAGAAGTCCAACTCCGTAGCAATCCGAATTTAGAAGAATTCCTGTTTCGTTGCTGTTGTTGCCAACAATGGAAATTAGGTTGTTACAAATTAGCGCCTGCCCTCTGTCGTTTTGAATAGGACGGCATTCTATCCCTTTTGCCCCAGGTGCTTTGGCTATATTGATGGCATTTTTAGAGATAAGGCTGCTCCCCACCAACCTGTAGAAGTCCATTCCTTGGAATCCGCTTTTGGTTGTACTGTAGTTCTTGATGATGTTTCCTTCGATAGTTGCTCCCTCTTCGTCGGTTATATATATCGATTTGGAGCCTTGGTCTGTAAGCCTGTTGTTTCGAATGGTCGCTCCTTTTTCTTTTGTTAGACCGACGTATCCCGTCCCTCCAACATAAAAACCAATGTATCCTCCTGTGAGATTATTATTCTCAAGGGTTAGGTTGTCGTTATTTTGTCCTTCGAGGTTGTTTGCCTTTGTTTTTACAAGGGCAATGTCTTCGGAAAAGGAAGTCGTCATTTTTGCAGATATGCTACAGCCCTTGATGGTGACATTCTTGCTGATGTTGGAAATGTAGGCGACCGCTTCAAACTTAGGATCTTCAGTTGAGATACTAATATTTTCGATGCTGATAAAATCGGCACCTGCAATGTTGAATACCCCGTATGGATCTTTCCCATACTCTGGTTCTTTGTAGCTGTCGAACTTAACCTTTACATCGCTGGCATTATCTGTTTGACTTTTAAACGTAATCCGTGCATTTTCTGTAGCACCATTGATGTGGGGTACTGTTACAATCTCATTGTACTCTCCTGGTTCTACCGTAAAAGTAACGTCGCCTTCAACTCCATCTTTAATGGAGTTAACCGCATCTGTAAATGTTTTAAAGTTGGCATTGCTGCTAGAACCAATGGTAAAGGAGCCTTTGGCGCCTCCAACTATTTTACGATCGCCTTCTGGGTTGCCATCTTTAACCGTAAGATTCCCTTCGCTTCCTGTTGCTGCCGTTAATGAGGCATCTATAGCGCTATTCGGAGCTGCAGTAACTTTTGTATCGGCAACAATCCAGTAGTAGTAGCTTTCTGCTTTCCCAATTTTTTGTCCAATATGGATATCTACCTTATCTCCATTTACAGGGACAGCGCTACTAAGTTGATTTGTAGTTGCAAAAAAGTCGTTGTTATTGGTGTAGTAGACTTTTATGCTCTCTATCGCTGCGCTATTGGTAAGGTTTAACGAAAGCTGATCTAAGGAAATTACTCCTTTATCTCCATCGGCAGTGGCAACAACTTTTAGGAGAAGTTCATCTTTACTTCCTCTTACAATTGTATTGGTATTGGGTTGGCTTGCGCTAACTTGTGTTATTTTTAGGGGTTGTGGAATGGTCGTTGATACGGAGGCTTCCCAACCTGGTTTGTTTACGCTTTTATCCGATTTGAAGTGAATGGTTAGCGCTCCGTCGTCCGAGGTGGATACGATGGCACGGGGAGGTTTGTCGCCAAATAGTACAGATATTAGCTTTTCCGAGTTTACCTCTTTACCGGCAAATACTTCAAACTTATCTCCCTTCTCCAAATTAAAGGAGGTGAAGTCGATCTTTATGCTTTTCGTAGGATCGGCAGGTACAAAGGTTACGGTTCCATCAAACGAGTTGCTATGATTCTTATCCTTTCCGCCATCGTCGTAGAATAGAAGAAAATCATCAATCGTTTTAGTTGGATTTACGCCAGCTGCAAGAAGGTATTCGTTAACAACTCGGCGGCTGCCATCTGGATCGCCAGCCGTGGCCTCTATTTTTTTACCACCATACGCAAGGCTTATGATGGATGCGTCTATCTCTGTTCCATTTTTTGCATTTTCGGCAACATCTATGGCTACCCAAAAGTAGTTTTTCCCTTCGGCTAACTCCGAATTGGCGCTTAAGGTCAGGGCATCTTCTATTTTATCCGCGTTAGCCCAAAGGTTTGTCGTGCTGAATTCGGGGGATGGGCCAGTGCTGTAAACCTTCAACTTGGAGACTGCGTTAGCGCTTCCTTTTAGGTTGATGTTTAGCGACTCTAGCTTAATAGGAGATAGGTTGCCTACCGTTTCTGCGCAGATTCGTAGTAGCGGCATGTCTGTAGCGCCAGGCTTTACGGCTTCGGTCGTTGGTTGATCTGCCGTAAGGCTGTTTATCTTCATTTCTACGGGGAGATACTCCTTTACGCGAGCTTCCCAACCTGCCGCTGTATAGTAGGAAGCCGACTCTTTTGCATTAAAAAGAATGGTGATGGCTCCGTTTGCATCGTTAGAACGTAATGTTTTGCCAGGACCAACCTTTGCTTTGCTGGCGTTATCAAGCTTCCAAAGAAGAGCGGAGGTTTTTACTTCGGTTCCGCTATATACTTCGAATTGGGCTTTAGCTCCGTAGCTCGAGGAGGAGTAGTAGAGGTCAAACTTGTCAAAATCGAGCTGAATTACGTGTCCAGCAGCGGTAGGAGTAAAGGTAACCACCTGGTTTTTGGTGCTACCGTTATACTTTCCTCCCGAACCTTTGTTGTCGTCGGAAAAGCCCCATTCTCCGCTAATTTTTTGAGTAAAAGTG containing:
- a CDS encoding DUF4465 domain-containing protein, with the protein product MYQKRVLYLFVLTLLGSIDISARTLYGPPLANKEFGISNRFGYRHGTIEAFSQVPPEDGQDIKISQTHQTIVVDKEINFYDDGGPSAKCSAGFKGSITFSPSTPGKKVMMEFKTFDIFNTSSVGYNDIFRVYNGKVASESELQGEYLTNPYILKSWAADGSLTITFEVKTGIPRDGWHIVVKEFTPEPMTVDAADCSQEVKYEAPAGTQNINILKLRITTKNTKDPLVLQSARFTTKGSDNATEDIAMADLWYSGLANDFSKATKVGNSAVNPSGEFTLTSAQTLKEGDNYFWLTYNLSEKATNGHKIDATCDQVLLSGQAVATTSSDPFGNHTVSNIYRMKEGTFTQKISGEWGFSDDNKGSGGKYNGSTKNQVVTFTPTAAGHVIQLDFDKFDLYYSSSSYGAKAQFEVYSGTEVKTSALLWKLDNASKAKVGPGKTLRSNDANGAITILFNAKESASYYTAAGWEARVKEYLPVEMKINSLTADQPTTEAVKPGATDMPLLRICAETVGNLSPIKLESLNINLKGSANAVSKLKVYSTGPSPEFSTTNLWANADKIEDALTLSANSELAEGKNYFWVAIDVAENAKNGTEIDASIISLAYGGKKIEATAGDPDGSRRVVNEYLLAAGVNPTKTIDDFLLFYDDGGKDKNHSNSFDGTVTFVPADPTKSIKIDFTSFNLEKGDKFEVFAGKEVNSEKLISVLFGDKPPRAIVSTSDDGALTIHFKSDKSVNKPGWEASVSTTIPQPLKITQVSASQPNTNTIVRGSKDELLLKVVATADGDKGVISLDQLSLNLTNSAAIESIKVYYTNNNDFFATTNQLSSAVPVNGDKVDIHIGQKIGKAESYYYWIVADTKVTAAPNSAIDASLTAATGSEGNLTVKDGNPEGDRKIVGGAKGSFTIGSSSNANFKTFTDAVNSIKDGVEGDVTFTVEPGEYNEIVTVPHINGATENARITFKSQTDNASDVKVKFDSYKEPEYGKDPYGVFNIAGADFISIENISISTEDPKFEAVAYISNISKNVTIKGCSISAKMTTSFSEDIALVKTKANNLEGQNNDNLTLENNNLTGGYIGFYVGGTGYVGLTKEKGATIRNNRLTDQGSKSIYITDEEGATIEGNIIKNYSTTKSGFQGMDFYRLVGSSLISKNAINIAKAPGAKGIECRPIQNDRGQALICNNLISIVGNNSNETGILLNSDCYGVGLLYNTISISGKAADSRSFSVEGRSQSLINNVRIANNLFQNSAGGSSIYILKDGYQNGIVFENNAYYSSASTLAKVGSVAVTSYNDWSSKAADTKSIEKKAEFYSEEDLHLKSADGFSIAIPIDVVKTDFDGDTRSNDKPFVGADEYNAPDQMAPALLEGYPKIKNLTHIKANALIKSNESGKCFYLLTDGKAEIPAQLVLKEKGSAATLTAKQELDIKLDELDENKEYLLAFVLEDVFGNISDVQKLPFKTLFRPTEISTFEKQEENAADVTDGTSRFVGFKVVKGDGAKGSSTFARYDSKASASITILNTDKGIAVNGFFIRSALPITYWGIKADGSKTPSKTISSEKWTYACLFDLGEISSVEFDAAAAFDIDNFSDKPEALYYNGKYEYSALQNERFTLKADFAGGANPIAVTWFDTKNQKKYTGDVLDIIPQATGKFTVSATDAFGQTSSAEIILTVEGIADVATFEDLNLAPESRWWGYDNASEISDYFYSGSYKFNNFLKKEWSTWSGFGYSNFTSTEFTGNFMLEQFRSAAGHGAKNSKTYGVVYPFGFSTRIEATNKPDGDIISGTYVTNTAWVASVIRNGDSMTGEPFKAGDWFKVVATGYDATGAQTSTSEFYLADYRSPDAKDHKLFTDWTWWDLSALGKVKTIGFKVEGSRSNSYGLTIPAYFCIDNFNGPDKAPYVANPIVKQQPKAKDKVLTLDLSNVFADDDAPAGSTITLEVISNSNVELAQASIAEKMLTVNLTSKKKGAATITLKATSEGKSVEHTFVIERLDEAPYVTNPIPNQKVFKKNQVLYFDLKTVFADDDAPEDNIISYELVKNSNEALCSSQIQDGRLSISFKDLEEGTGTITIKATSEECGVLHTFDVEKAITSKIIPEIKWVAPSSITYGTTLNNEHLNASTNVAGSITYLPTIGSLLPVGKHVIKAIFTPKDPESVEFATQEILITVEKVQLTISKPNIVTAKLIDGNNKAIINSLGKLNGVISMDNENVTVTANAFFDDANIGSNKTITISYTIAGSASANYIAPLNDIITGASISNPIVISKGTEVNMAGCEGNQIAIHYSLTSGTPYEYKIRYAEDAHIAGFKDLEYQLVEANHVYLPIPEKATDGTFHAFLQFRDINGFESNSIPFEFTINVSADAIVTKFGNVVLVDNSSNRYNGYQWFKDGSAITGATQQYYKDPNGLNGTYHVRLTTTTGHIVNTCSKSLAIKKTESSSISVYPNPVQTGVPFTVMLKGIDISLLHGAVLDITNAQGITVCSLHKVEENNKILLSGSNGIYLGRVVLSNGEKLTFKIILAN